The proteins below are encoded in one region of Tessaracoccus aquimaris:
- a CDS encoding sensor histidine kinase: MVFRRRRSGDPMGEQRAREVEELARSRRIIVDAYEVERRRIERDLHDGTQQYLVAAAMKLGEVQLAPAIQDDPMLRELLAEARASLAAGLESLRETVRGIHPTILTERGLAAALDDVAASSGAQVRIVAPNPLPELPEGVLAASYFFATEAIANAIKHAPGASVTVLLAADDDLRVSVVDTGPGGARIVPGHGLSGLRERLAAFGGRLTISSPDGGPTQVAATIPLLLFRGESGVAL, from the coding sequence GTGGTGTTCAGGAGGCGACGATCAGGCGACCCGATGGGCGAGCAGCGCGCCCGGGAGGTCGAGGAGCTAGCCCGTTCCCGGCGCATCATCGTGGACGCGTACGAGGTCGAGCGACGGCGCATCGAACGCGACCTGCACGACGGCACCCAGCAGTACCTTGTCGCCGCGGCCATGAAGCTCGGCGAGGTGCAACTCGCCCCGGCGATCCAGGACGACCCCATGCTGCGCGAACTCCTCGCCGAGGCGCGCGCGTCGCTCGCCGCCGGGTTGGAGTCCCTCCGCGAGACGGTGCGCGGCATCCACCCCACGATCCTGACGGAGCGGGGACTTGCCGCAGCGCTCGACGACGTGGCGGCGTCCTCGGGGGCGCAGGTCCGCATCGTCGCCCCGAACCCGCTGCCGGAATTGCCCGAGGGGGTGCTGGCCGCCAGCTACTTCTTCGCTACCGAGGCCATCGCCAACGCCATCAAGCATGCGCCCGGCGCGTCGGTCACGGTGCTGCTCGCCGCCGACGACGACCTGCGCGTCTCCGTCGTCGACACCGGCCCAGGGGGCGCCCGAATCGTCCCCGGTCACGGACTCTCCGGCCTGCGGGAACGGCTGGCGGCCTTCGGCGGTCGCCTGACGATCTCCAGCCCGGACGGCGGCCCGACCCAGGTCGCCGCGACGATCCCGCTGCTGCTGTTCCGCGGCGAGTC
- a CDS encoding ABC transporter ATP-binding protein encodes MTPLSPTSPSASPTPLLATSDITLHFGQVRALAGVSVGIAAGETVAIMGPSGSGKSTLLHCLSGVLVPDGGSVSFDGEDLTQLSDKARSQLRLRRFGFVFQDNQLIPELVARENVALPLLLTGTGRGKALKEADSMLERIGIAELRDRRPGDMSGGQAQRVAIARALVGRPSVVFADEPSGALDQATGHEVMQLLTTTVTMAGASLVLVTHDPNVARWCGRLIEIRDGLVHSDRVLAAQGGLQ; translated from the coding sequence ATGACACCGCTCTCCCCGACGAGCCCCTCGGCGTCGCCGACGCCGCTGCTTGCCACCTCCGACATCACCTTGCACTTCGGCCAGGTACGCGCCCTCGCCGGCGTGAGCGTCGGGATCGCCGCAGGCGAGACGGTCGCCATCATGGGCCCGTCCGGGTCCGGCAAGTCGACCCTGCTGCACTGCCTCTCCGGCGTGCTCGTTCCCGACGGGGGCAGCGTCAGTTTCGACGGGGAGGACCTGACCCAGTTGAGCGACAAGGCCCGCTCGCAACTGCGGCTGCGCCGCTTCGGGTTCGTGTTCCAGGACAACCAGTTGATCCCGGAACTCGTGGCGAGGGAGAACGTGGCCCTTCCGCTGCTGCTGACCGGCACCGGTCGCGGAAAGGCCTTGAAGGAGGCCGACTCGATGCTCGAGCGGATCGGGATCGCGGAACTGCGCGACCGCCGTCCGGGCGACATGTCGGGGGGCCAGGCGCAGCGGGTCGCGATCGCGCGCGCCCTGGTCGGCCGGCCGTCGGTCGTGTTCGCAGACGAGCCGAGCGGCGCCCTCGACCAGGCAACCGGCCACGAGGTGATGCAACTCCTGACGACCACCGTCACGATGGCCGGGGCGAGCCTGGTGCTTGTGACGCACGACCCGAACGTCGCACGGTGGTGCGGGCGGCTCATCGAGATCCGCGACGGCCTCGTGCACTCGGACCGCGTCCTCGCCGCGCAAGGCGGCCTCCAGTGA